The nucleotide sequence TGCTTTGTGGTTgctaatgttattttttttcccctcgagGAATATGGCCTTCAATGAAGTGCAATCCAATTAATTAGGCTCAGTGATTTATTGACTGTAATCGTGTGGGCTgggtggtaaaaaaaataaactaaaccAAAACGTGAGCaacagttttgtttgtttggtgtgTGCAGGATGACACACACTTTTCATCACAGACCATCATGGTGTCAAAGTTGGTCGTCACCTCTTGAGTGTTTGTCTGTCTCTTCCGAGAACACGAGCGGCGAGTTAATAAAGAAGACACTCGATTGTGTTTGAAAGGAAGCTGCTTTTACACGCTCGTACTCAAACTCACGTGGTGTGCGAAAACGCAGACGGAAATCAACAGAGAAGAACTAGCACCGACATTTGGCCATGGCCAAAATGAGTGTCTTATCGTTGCATCCTAATTGTTTATCAATCTTGAAAAGGAAAAATTTAATATTGGAAAATAGTATAAAAGTGGCGATTTAGTATAATATCATATCAGTGGCTGGTTTAAcaatgatcttttttttgccCATCTTCAGCAGAAAAGATGAGGTAATCGTCGGGTGTTCTGCGCCAGGAAGTTGATGCCGCCGTCTCGCCAGGGTGACCGTCCTCCTTGGGAGACCGCCGCAGGTCCAATGTCGGAGCTGGCCTTGCAGCAGTGCAGCAGGTCGTTGTGCCTGTCCGTCTACATCATTACTTTCGTGCTGGGCTTCCCAGCCAATGTGCTGGCCTTCTCCACCTTCTGCAGCAAAGTCCGCCATAAGGCCACCCCCATTGACATCCTGCTCCTCAACCTGACCATTTCGGATCTCCTCTTCCTGCTCTTCCTGCCCTTCAAGATGCATGAGGCGATGAACGACAAGTTGTGGAAAATGCCCGAGCAGCTATGCCCGCTGTCGGGCTTCATCTTCTACATGACCATCTACAACAGCACCTTCTTCCTTACGGCCATCAGCGTGGAGCGCTACCTGGGCGTGGCTTTCCCCATCCAGCACAGCCTGAAACGCCGGCCGCTCTACGCCGTGGCCGCCAGCGTCTTCTTCTGGATCTTCTCCTTCAGCCACCTGAGCATCGTCTACATCGTGCCATTCATCGGCACTGACAAGGGGCAGGTCAAAGCCACGGCGGAACCCAACAGCACCACTACGGCTCAGAAAGAAGTATGCTACGATAACTTCACTGACGCTCAGTTGAAGGTGCTCCTGCCGGTTCGTCTGGAGCTGTGCCTGGTTCTCTTCTGCATCCCCTTCCTAATCTGCAGCTTCTGCTACATCAACTTCATCCGGATCCTGTCGCGGTTACAACACATCGACCGACGGAGGCGCCTGCGGGCCATCGGCATGGCGCTGGGCACGCTGCTGGTTTTCGCCGTGTGCTTCGGGCCCTACAACGTGTCCCACGTGGTGGGCTTCGTCACCTGGCAGAACCCCACATGGCGGGACGAGGCCCTACTGTGCAGCACCTTCAACGCCTGCCTGGACCCGCTCATCTTTTACGTCTCATCATCCGCTGTGCGGGGTACAGTGGGAAACGTAATGGAGGGGGCCAGGGCTCACCTGAGCCGGTGTCTGCCTCGCCGCCCCCCGTGGAAGCAAGCTACGGACGATAAGGAGAGCAAACAAGACCAGATCAATGCAAGCTAATGGCCTGCTTTATGTCTTTAATGCCGGCGGCGGCAGGAAATTAATGTCATGTTTGTTTGTCGCACGTGAGGTGTCTGTTCGGGACTGTTGTGACGCTGCGTGTCACTTCCCCAAAGAACCGCCGCCTGTCAAGATGAGCAAACAAGCGGCCATTGTGTCACAAGGCGCTCCAACGGCgacatgttgacaaagacaccaataaaattaatttattattattattattaatgtcttcttattattaatttattgaaGTTATCAATTTAGATCTTTAAGCGGAGTCAGTAAGGCTATCATCATTTTTTGTAATGCCTTGTATGATGCAGACTTGTAGCATGTTTGCCGCCTGCTGCTGGCCAACTTGCCAAGACCGGACGTCATTAATAGTTCAACATTCATGTCCTTATGACTCACCATTTATTCAAGGAATCGACATTCTTGGTATTATTATCAGTACTATTAACTCTTATCTGTGTGGCCTAATTTCTTTTTCctgaaacaatgcgtcatggcaATGCAGCCATcgctgtgcgtgcgtgtgtgtgtgtgtgtgtgtgccggcGTATTCAAGCGAATGTGCCAGCAACACAAAGCAAAGCAGAAAGAGGCTGTATTTTGTTGACGTGTTTATGCTATTAAACGCGCAAGATTGCACTCCACTTTCCCCCCTAGCGAATATGAAGGTATTTCTATTTGTATTTGACAAATGCTCAACTGCCCGCAGtcgttttgtttagttttttttttcctccttcagcTTCCTGGAAAACGCGCCTTGCGTCATTGTTGACTTTTTTGGCTCCAACAATGACAACAGGCTGGATGGAGCAGCGATAAGAAATCTGATCTTTTTATTATACGtacaaggtcttttttttttttttttaagccttatgtaaggcttttaaaaaaataaatacaaggtCTCTAAAAAATACTTACTTTACTCATTACTTATCCATGGtcaatttttaataataataaaaaaaccttCCTATACAAGGGTCGGTCGGGTTTTAGATAGAAGATAGGGTTATGGTTAAATTTAGGATTAAGTTTAGCTTTTAGGGTTTAGGGCAGAATACAGGGTTTGGTCTTTACGGGTTATTTGGGGTTAGTTTCAAACTAATAACGGTTTCAAAATAATGTTTTAGAATAGGGTTGGGCTTTCAAATCTGGGAGAATTAGGGTTTCATAATTGGGGTTTCAAAACACAGTATACATATAAacaattctgcctagcaacaagtgaccaTGCCCAAACAAATCCTGTCAATTGCTCTCCATTCTATAAGATAGGAAAAACTGTGAGTGGTAAAGCTGTCATCATAAAGtcattttatgtttttgttgtcacatcacagaagacagcAAAGTTTGCACAAGTCCAGCCCATAAACAGCAGGTACTTTTAAAAATCCATTCAGCCACAAAGCATCCATCAGACTAGGCGTCACTTTGGCATAATTTTCCTACACCACAACACTTTGCGTGTCTTCTAACGGCTTGTACTATAATTACCTCGGCTTCATAATCGTGTTTTTCCCTCCCGACACAACAACAATACAGATTTATGCCGAGGGATGCAGACCACTCTTTGTTTGCCTCAGCACGATCAAACCTCGCAGATAAGACGAGGTGGCCCACTGCAACAATGCTACGAACAGTCAAACAACGccggaaaaagaaaacaaaaacagagatAGCATCTTCTTGATGGCCGAGTTGTTTTCCCCTCATGCCATGTGGCACATAATGGCTTTATGTGGATTAGAGGAAGTGGTTTGCCAGTTCTATCAAAAGTAAGAAGTCCACTCTATACTATCCAGATGCAATCAATCTTGAGCGTTACAGAAATTTGACAGCTTGAGCCGTCGCAGCTCTCTATGAAGTTAGCCGTGGGGCAAGCCGTCACAGCGGTTGACGTCGACTGTGATGAAgatgacacttcattaggtaaggGGCGAGGGGGCGGCCAGATTTAGTGTATTCCAGGGCGTCGTTAGCCGAGCGTTGGGCCGGCGGATCGACCCCGCAGGAGTGAAAATATGAGTTGGGAGATCAGTTGAGTGCTTGGGAGAACACGCGGCGGACACCACATTCATCACAGGTTGTCTCCACAAAGAAGTCGCGCAACTCAGACCTGGATCACTGGCAAGTGATGACATCATAAGCAGGTGTTCCTTTGAAGAGCTACTAACAATCATTATTGATGATGACCAGGGTTGACCCTGATTGAACCTAGATGGGCCTGTTGAACCCAAaccatgaaaataaataaaataaatattcacttattgttgtttttgttgttaaatgtcattacaaaaaaaaaatctcccgtcAGCTCTACAAGCAATATTTCGACCGAGGTTGATTGACGAGGAAAATGGCAGGAGTGGGCCGCCAACTCGCAAGGAGCAGAATAATGATGAGAGGTGGGCGACTAAATGAAGACGAGGGGGAGGGCGCGGCGGTGGTGACACGACTCCCTTGAGTTTCCCGTCAGAGAGAAGCCAGACTCGACGCCATCTGCAGCTGTCAAAGCAACGCTCATTACATATTCACTGCTAATTGTAGTTGTTTGGTGTTATCTGATTACACACTTACTTCTGCCGAGGCGAACGCGTTCGCGGCGCACTTTCCAAGGATTGTGTGACGCTATGTCATTAGCAGCAAAC is from Syngnathus scovelli strain Florida chromosome 9, RoL_Ssco_1.2, whole genome shotgun sequence and encodes:
- the LOC125975017 gene encoding free fatty acid receptor 2-like; translation: MPPSRQGDRPPWETAAGPMSELALQQCSRSLCLSVYIITFVLGFPANVLAFSTFCSKVRHKATPIDILLLNLTISDLLFLLFLPFKMHEAMNDKLWKMPEQLCPLSGFIFYMTIYNSTFFLTAISVERYLGVAFPIQHSLKRRPLYAVAASVFFWIFSFSHLSIVYIVPFIGTDKGQVKATAEPNSTTTAQKEVCYDNFTDAQLKVLLPVRLELCLVLFCIPFLICSFCYINFIRILSRLQHIDRRRRLRAIGMALGTLLVFAVCFGPYNVSHVVGFVTWQNPTWRDEALLCSTFNACLDPLIFYVSSSAVRGTVGNVMEGARAHLSRCLPRRPPWKQATDDKESKQDQINAS